In Silvanigrella paludirubra, one DNA window encodes the following:
- a CDS encoding flagellar hook assembly protein FlgD codes for MYVGEAKGVARLPEKAPEPPRDTGLKLEKGEEAPNFDNMISESNILRQAEIEKEKNEAGGDFRLGETKNDREFRKQLEKVTGKKQDLAKNKMERDDYLNLLVTQLKYQDPAKPMEHYEMASQMAQFNTVEQLMGVNKVLTEMKKLQNDAKAEKLSQYLGKDIEIQGNNIKLTQDGKANTAKFDLPAAASNVIVEFRDEHSKTVKSIHMGALQPGNNKVVWDGTNDKGVKLPNGSYTFNILASTEDGKPMTAKTSYIAKVEGITDILSGGKLDTDVGPADPAKIIAIRNPENNVTPVKPQKSQIANYVQNSNPNPNGKPTDNANPLNSKPSETQKPLNNLDGMDLSQNPVLNKNASLNNNSDEFMPYPSKSDPITQQGQNSFETKITNNDLNNAQTKMNNVAKMPSLENGDDMKFSPKKPDVKMSQPKAEAQTKSEAITKPKPQENYSDVKAAPKYGGPPTVAGISGKQY; via the coding sequence ATGTACGTAGGTGAAGCAAAAGGTGTTGCACGTCTTCCAGAAAAAGCTCCGGAACCTCCGAGAGATACAGGATTGAAATTGGAAAAAGGAGAAGAAGCTCCTAATTTTGATAACATGATCTCGGAATCAAATATATTAAGACAAGCTGAAATTGAAAAAGAAAAAAATGAAGCTGGTGGTGATTTTCGGCTTGGAGAAACTAAAAATGATCGTGAATTTAGAAAACAACTTGAAAAAGTAACTGGTAAAAAGCAAGATCTTGCTAAAAATAAAATGGAAAGAGATGATTATCTAAATTTATTAGTGACTCAATTAAAGTACCAAGATCCAGCCAAACCTATGGAGCATTATGAGATGGCTTCTCAAATGGCTCAATTTAATACTGTTGAACAGCTTATGGGTGTAAATAAAGTATTAACCGAAATGAAAAAATTACAAAATGATGCAAAAGCTGAAAAATTATCTCAGTACTTAGGTAAAGATATTGAAATTCAAGGTAATAATATTAAATTAACACAAGATGGAAAAGCAAATACTGCTAAATTTGATCTTCCTGCTGCAGCATCAAATGTCATTGTTGAATTTAGAGATGAGCATTCTAAAACAGTAAAAAGTATACATATGGGAGCATTACAACCGGGTAACAATAAAGTGGTTTGGGATGGAACAAATGACAAAGGTGTTAAATTACCTAATGGAAGTTATACATTTAATATTCTTGCTTCAACAGAAGATGGAAAGCCAATGACGGCAAAAACTTCTTATATTGCTAAAGTTGAAGGAATAACAGATATTTTATCTGGCGGTAAATTAGATACAGATGTTGGTCCTGCCGATCCTGCAAAAATAATTGCAATTCGTAATCCAGAAAATAACGTAACACCTGTTAAACCACAAAAATCTCAAATAGCAAATTATGTACAAAACTCAAATCCAAACCCAAATGGAAAACCAACTGATAACGCGAATCCATTAAATTCAAAACCTTCTGAGACTCAAAAACCATTAAATAATTTAGATGGAATGGATTTATCTCAGAATCCAGTTTTAAATAAAAATGCATCTTTAAATAATAATTCAGATGAATTTATGCCATATCCTTCAAAATCAGATCCAATAACTCAACAAGGACAAAATTCATTTGAAACAAAAATTACAAACAATGATTTAAATAATGCTCAAACAAAAATGAATAATGTTGCAAAAATGCCATCTCTTGAAAATGGCGATGACATGAAATTTTCACCAAAAAAACCAGATGTAAAAATGAGTCAGCCTAAAGCAGAAGCTCAAACTAAATCAGAAGCAATAACAAAACCAAAACCTCAAGAGAATTATTCAGATGTAAAAGCAGCTCCTAAGTACGGAGGACCGCCAACTGTTGCTGGAATAAGTGGGAAACAATATTAA
- a CDS encoding flagellar hook protein FlgE, protein MPINYALFSAVSGLGTNADGMSVVANNIANANTKSFKTDRAEFEDMLAVTLNERSQLGRGARLRNITTMFNQGAVTNTGQITDLSVQGDGFFLIKSDVAEVKESNGLFYTRQGSFRFDKDGKLTDPSGARVQGYMPDPDSNNRLSVKLTDLQILSNIIPPRATNLVNVVTNLDVRDKPPVDDFDLSRPADTSNFASAVTIYDNYGNGRQAVIYYVRTTEVDKNAWKWYATVDGMEVSTDPPRNEKGKVLPAVIANGTVEFDEDGKPVLPFRTKSGIPIQVDYINKTDAFDVQFVNGARPQKLQFNFGPTIDEDAVVGTQGSTSLAAKSGVAFHSQDGYEAGYLKSLKIDLDGVIRGTYTNGLERRLGAVALAVFQNNNGLQKIGRNNYIATPKAGEARIGMPQTLSRGSIYSASLEESNVDLAQQFVDMILTQRGFQANSKAVTTTDTMLEEVINLKR, encoded by the coding sequence ATGCCAATAAATTATGCCTTATTTAGCGCGGTTTCAGGTTTAGGTACTAATGCAGATGGAATGTCCGTTGTTGCCAATAATATTGCCAATGCAAATACAAAGTCTTTTAAAACAGATAGAGCTGAATTTGAAGATATGCTTGCTGTTACATTAAATGAAAGATCTCAACTTGGTAGAGGTGCTCGTTTGAGAAATATCACTACCATGTTTAACCAAGGTGCTGTAACAAACACGGGACAAATAACCGACTTGAGTGTTCAAGGTGATGGTTTTTTCTTAATTAAAAGTGATGTTGCTGAAGTAAAAGAGTCAAATGGATTATTTTATACAAGGCAAGGAAGCTTCCGTTTTGATAAAGATGGTAAGTTAACAGATCCATCTGGGGCTCGTGTTCAGGGTTATATGCCCGATCCAGATAGTAATAATAGGCTTTCTGTTAAGTTAACAGATTTACAAATTCTATCTAATATTATTCCTCCTAGAGCGACAAATTTAGTAAACGTTGTTACAAATCTTGACGTCAGAGATAAACCTCCCGTTGATGATTTTGATCTTTCAAGACCAGCCGATACTTCAAATTTTGCAAGTGCTGTTACTATTTATGATAACTATGGTAACGGAAGACAAGCTGTTATTTATTATGTTAGAACTACAGAAGTAGATAAAAATGCTTGGAAATGGTACGCGACAGTGGATGGTATGGAAGTTTCTACAGATCCACCAAGAAACGAAAAAGGAAAAGTGCTTCCTGCTGTGATTGCAAATGGAACGGTAGAATTTGATGAAGATGGAAAACCAGTTCTCCCTTTTAGAACAAAATCGGGTATCCCTATTCAAGTAGATTATATCAATAAAACCGATGCTTTTGATGTTCAATTTGTAAATGGAGCACGTCCTCAAAAACTTCAATTTAATTTTGGACCTACTATTGATGAAGATGCTGTTGTAGGAACGCAAGGTTCAACAAGTTTAGCGGCAAAATCTGGAGTTGCTTTCCACTCTCAAGATGGCTACGAAGCAGGTTATTTAAAATCTCTTAAAATTGACCTTGATGGTGTTATTAGAGGAACTTATACAAATGGGTTAGAAAGAAGATTAGGAGCTGTTGCCTTAGCTGTCTTCCAGAATAATAATGGACTACAAAAGATAGGACGAAATAACTACATTGCAACTCCTAAAGCGGGAGAGGCTCGAATAGGTATGCCACAAACCTTATCAAGGGGGAGTATTTATTCAGCGAGTTTGGAAGAATCTAACGTTGATTTAGCCCAACAATTTGTTGATATGATTTTAACTCAGCGCGGATTTCAAGCAAACTCAAAAGCAGTCACAACAACAGATACGATGCTTGAAGAAGTGATTAACCTAAAACGTTAA
- a CDS encoding vitamin K epoxide reductase family protein — MENNSGMDNEVESDSSQYYNKLNVFTVILGVVGFFVSLYALAIHLQVTLKTGGSQFCDINSTVSCSAVVGSSYGEIASIPLGAYGMTYFAIILSAAFMPKVSQINKKWLAFWEFLLGVIGLVSVAALVYISYFKLKMVCPTCTVTQIIVVIYAVLKIIQFIQTRKDADLPKNDAFTRFMAVSLCLGIPPLAIGLIAPHVASYFVTPEDKSKPASANNIQKDSNKPASSNTNEMDIKNLLMTFNKTNFVGNGEDYRRGNDDAKVVVQVFSDFGCPHCRIATEGILKAQDAIGLDKVIFVYRFFPLSNKCNPYIPGEGGYPFGCSLAEASRCAGQQGKFWEFKTWGFSGQLWDNAERAQKFSMDGMKQEAASLGLNVDSFTQCVESHVELQKLKDDSAIASKFGIQGTPLILINGEQYDGAHSSDAFAQAFSQALSRVN, encoded by the coding sequence ATGGAAAATAATTCAGGAATGGATAATGAGGTTGAATCGGACTCATCACAATATTATAATAAATTAAATGTATTTACTGTAATATTAGGTGTTGTCGGTTTTTTTGTTTCTTTATATGCTTTAGCAATTCATTTACAAGTTACACTTAAAACAGGTGGCTCTCAATTTTGTGATATTAATTCAACAGTAAGTTGTTCTGCAGTTGTAGGAAGTTCCTATGGTGAAATTGCATCCATTCCACTTGGTGCTTATGGAATGACATATTTTGCAATCATTCTTTCAGCTGCTTTTATGCCAAAAGTTTCTCAAATTAATAAAAAATGGCTTGCTTTTTGGGAGTTTTTATTAGGTGTTATTGGTTTAGTTTCTGTTGCAGCTCTTGTATATATTTCTTACTTTAAATTAAAAATGGTATGTCCTACTTGTACTGTTACTCAAATTATAGTTGTAATTTATGCTGTTCTAAAAATAATTCAATTTATTCAAACAAGAAAAGATGCTGATCTTCCTAAAAATGATGCGTTTACTCGTTTTATGGCTGTTTCTTTATGTCTTGGAATTCCGCCTTTAGCAATAGGTTTAATTGCACCTCATGTTGCTTCTTACTTTGTCACTCCTGAAGATAAATCAAAGCCAGCATCAGCTAATAATATTCAAAAAGATAGCAATAAACCTGCAAGTTCAAATACAAATGAGATGGACATTAAAAATCTTTTAATGACTTTCAATAAAACCAATTTTGTAGGAAATGGGGAAGATTACCGGAGAGGAAACGATGATGCTAAAGTTGTCGTTCAAGTCTTTTCTGACTTTGGATGCCCACATTGCCGAATTGCAACCGAGGGTATTTTAAAAGCACAAGATGCAATTGGTCTAGATAAAGTTATATTTGTTTATCGCTTTTTTCCTTTAAGTAACAAATGTAATCCTTACATTCCTGGAGAGGGTGGATACCCATTTGGCTGTTCCCTTGCCGAAGCATCACGCTGTGCAGGACAACAAGGAAAATTTTGGGAATTTAAAACATGGGGATTTAGTGGGCAGTTATGGGATAATGCAGAACGAGCTCAAAAATTTTCAATGGACGGTATGAAACAAGAAGCCGCTTCATTAGGCTTGAATGTGGATTCCTTTACGCAATGTGTAGAAAGTCATGTTGAATTGCAAAAATTAAAAGATGATTCTGCTATTGCAAGTAAATTTGGAATTCAAGGAACTCCTCTCATTTTAATTAACGGTGAGCAATATGATGGTGCTCATAGTTCCGATGCCTTTGCTCAAGCATTTTCACAGGCTTTAAGTAGAGTAAATTGA
- a CDS encoding histidine triad nucleotide-binding protein, protein MSDKTIFEKILSGEIPCKPVYEDEYTLAFNDISPQAPVHVLVIPKNKIINVSESQESDIEQMGRILFAAKKVAEITGIIKSGYRLVMNNGENGGQTVYYMHCHVLGGRSLSWPPG, encoded by the coding sequence ATGTCTGATAAAACCATTTTTGAAAAAATTCTATCTGGTGAAATTCCCTGCAAACCAGTATACGAAGATGAATATACTTTGGCATTTAATGATATAAGTCCACAAGCACCCGTTCATGTTCTTGTTATTCCAAAAAATAAAATAATCAATGTGTCTGAGTCTCAAGAATCAGATATCGAACAAATGGGAAGAATCTTATTTGCAGCAAAAAAAGTAGCAGAAATAACGGGGATTATAAAATCAGGTTATAGACTCGTCATGAATAACGGAGAAAATGGCGGCCAAACTGTTTATTATATGCATTGCCACGTCCTAGGAGGACGCTCACTCTCTTGGCCTCCAGGTTAA
- a CDS encoding fatty acid desaturase, whose translation MRFACQNTFIGVFVIFWQLILIFIPIFLFSIFKPSHYIYTFFISFFFILFNGTRMRALGNIIHECCHYNFVPSKKANRQIGTLLSTLELSCFASYQKEHFSHHKYLGDILFDEDFKVRHQIGICNEKSFCLKGFIFIVLSPKNWFIILKSSIHLNFKNKIINLIRLNYVIIFFILCYFFTFKLMLLFVILPFITTYQMMKILSDFLDHGGLYFNEKREHKTRNHYFSFAILNWIFFPRNDCFHLTHHLYPAIPTTQLHEKHKILLKEKENYGTRRHCIF comes from the coding sequence ATGAGGTTTGCTTGCCAAAACACTTTTATTGGTGTTTTCGTAATTTTTTGGCAATTGATTTTAATTTTTATTCCAATTTTCCTATTTTCAATTTTTAAACCTAGCCATTATATTTATACTTTTTTTATATCTTTTTTCTTTATTTTGTTTAACGGAACAAGAATGAGAGCTCTTGGCAACATTATTCATGAATGTTGTCATTATAATTTTGTTCCTAGTAAAAAAGCAAATAGACAAATTGGAACTTTATTATCGACATTAGAGCTAAGTTGTTTTGCTTCATACCAAAAAGAGCATTTTTCCCATCACAAATATCTTGGTGATATTTTATTTGATGAAGATTTCAAAGTTCGTCACCAGATTGGTATTTGTAATGAAAAATCTTTTTGTTTGAAAGGATTTATTTTTATTGTTTTGTCTCCAAAAAACTGGTTTATAATTTTAAAATCATCTATTCATCTTAATTTTAAAAATAAAATAATTAATTTAATTAGATTAAATTATGTGATTATTTTTTTTATTTTATGTTATTTTTTTACCTTTAAGCTTATGCTTCTATTTGTAATATTGCCATTTATTACAACTTATCAAATGATGAAAATTCTTTCCGATTTTTTAGATCATGGCGGTCTTTATTTTAATGAAAAAAGAGAACATAAAACAAGAAATCATTATTTTTCATTTGCCATTTTAAATTGGATTTTCTTTCCTAGAAACGATTGTTTTCATTTAACACATCATTTATATCCTGCAATACCAACAACACAGCTTCATGAAAAACATAAAATATTATTAAAAGAAAAAGAAAATTACGGTACAAGAAGGCATTGTATTTTTTAA
- a CDS encoding SAP domain-containing protein, whose product MCSDLLMKRPKLTKNIDIKTFLDYYWLKSELIQFCKIYKLNTTGNKFDLLKRVQYFIETGNKNETISKPNSQKYKKDSLNKLDKNSLVLNYKNDKKTREFFIKEIGSHFQFNDYLRSFNNRIIDINNKITYGDLIQGWITYENEKKSLNIEKEIGKQFEYNQFMRDFFKNEKGKNRQEAIEAWNFVKFLPGKRDYDSYKKKLTWRPRE is encoded by the coding sequence ATGTGTTCTGATTTGCTTATGAAAAGACCAAAATTAACAAAAAATATAGATATAAAAACATTTTTAGATTATTATTGGTTAAAAAGTGAACTTATTCAATTCTGTAAAATATATAAATTAAATACGACTGGGAATAAATTCGATTTACTGAAAAGAGTTCAATATTTTATTGAAACAGGTAATAAAAATGAAACAATAAGTAAACCTAATTCGCAAAAATATAAAAAAGATAGCTTAAATAAGCTGGATAAAAATTCATTGGTTTTAAATTATAAAAATGATAAAAAAACAAGAGAGTTTTTTATAAAAGAGATAGGGAGTCATTTTCAATTTAATGATTACTTAAGAAGCTTTAATAATAGAATAATAGATATCAATAATAAAATAACCTATGGTGATTTAATTCAAGGTTGGATTACATATGAAAATGAAAAAAAATCATTAAATATTGAAAAAGAAATAGGAAAACAATTTGAATATAATCAATTTATGAGAGACTTTTTTAAAAATGAAAAGGGAAAAAATAGACAAGAAGCCATAGAGGCATGGAATTTTGTAAAGTTTTTACCTGGTAAAAGAGATTATGATTCCTATAAAAAAAAGTTAACCTGGAGGCCAAGAGAGTGA
- the deoC gene encoding deoxyribose-phosphate aldolase has protein sequence MIKFSHKYLENDYLLREEIINNPKASLFAKLIDSTLLKQNATEQQIENLCLEAIKCHFRAVCIPPFYVEKAFSKLQNTDVRLATVVGFPLGYNTLETKVSEVVNLVSLHVDEIDFVQNVSLVKNNNFKQLEKEFKSIVEASKGSLVKVILETALLTDEEIYKCAMLAALSGIHVIKTSTGFASRGASINDIEIIKKALTQYQNETGIFVGIKASGGIRNYHDALSLVKSGATRLGTSGGFEIVNEKVNHTSY, from the coding sequence ATGATTAAATTTAGTCACAAATATTTAGAAAATGATTATTTATTACGTGAAGAAATAATAAATAATCCCAAAGCAAGTTTGTTTGCAAAACTAATTGATTCCACTTTATTAAAACAAAATGCAACGGAACAACAAATAGAAAATCTTTGTCTTGAAGCTATTAAATGTCATTTTAGAGCTGTTTGTATTCCTCCTTTTTATGTTGAAAAGGCTTTTTCAAAATTACAAAATACAGACGTGCGCTTAGCTACAGTTGTCGGATTTCCTTTAGGTTATAATACGTTGGAAACAAAAGTTTCTGAAGTTGTTAATTTAGTAAGTCTTCATGTGGATGAAATTGATTTTGTTCAAAATGTATCTTTGGTAAAAAATAATAATTTTAAACAATTAGAAAAAGAATTTAAATCAATTGTAGAAGCTTCTAAAGGGTCTTTAGTTAAGGTCATTCTTGAAACAGCCCTTCTCACGGACGAAGAAATATATAAATGTGCCATGCTAGCTGCCCTTTCTGGAATACATGTGATAAAAACTTCTACGGGTTTTGCTTCTCGTGGCGCTTCTATAAATGACATTGAGATTATAAAAAAAGCTTTAACTCAATATCAAAATGAGACAGGAATTTTTGTTGGAATTAAAGCAAGTGGCGGAATTCGTAATTATCATGATGCATTGTCTTTAGTTAAATCAGGGGCTACTCGTCTAGGAACGAGTGGTGGTTTTGAAATTGTTAATGAAAAAGTAAATCATACTTCATATTAA